The segment TAAGCCATTTATCCTAAGAGCACTCCCCAGTCCCCAAAGACGCCTCGTCTCTGCTGCTCCAGAAACAAAGTCCTTAAGATGGACAAATACTCCAGGATTGTCTCTGGTGGCAGGAaccagagggaaggggatggaAATGGGGCTCTAGGGCCCTAAGCAAGAGATCCCAGCCCCAGTCCAGGGTCCCAAGGAGGAGCTACAGGGACGCCAGAGAGAAGAGGGTCCCTTCGAGTGCCGCACGGTAGGAGCGAGAGCGAGCCAGCTGGCCCAGAGAAACTAGCTTTGAGAACCTTTACAGAGGAAGGTTCAACAActactcccccgcccccctccgctcCGCCAGGATGCCTGAACCTTTCTGCCTGGTTAGGACTATCTTTCCCAAAGCTACAGACTATATTTTTGCTACAATGCTCTTCGgtttttaaattagtattatttagttagttgaaagagagagatagggagagagcatgagagagggtgggggagcgggagaagcaggctccccacccagcagggaccccgatgcgggatatcccaggaccctgagatcatggcctgagccaaaggcaggtgcccaaccaagccccccaggtgcccctgctctttctcttaaaagatGTATGAAGGCAAGTGTAACACTTCTAGAACAAgaaatggggaaggaggaaaacGTTTCAGCATCGTGCTCCAGATCAGTGTGGGGAAAATCCAGTGGGTAGATATCCTCCAAGCAGCGGAGCCAATAGGAGGGTGGTGATGACGAACCCTGCTGTTGCCTCAGCACCCCAGCTCTCAGAGGCCCAGATCACTGGGATCTCACGTCAGCATCCACAGGAGCAGACCAACGTGAGGCGTGGCCCACCCCCAAGTCATGTCCATGGAGTATTCTGTAGCCACAGGCTTGCATGGCGTGGATCAACTTTGGGATATAGGGTGCCTTCCAGGGATATTGTCCCTGGCTTCCTACTTCTAGCTGCTATGTAGTTTcagcttctgtattttttttaagattttatttatttatttatttatttatttatttatttatttatctgagagagagacaatgcaagcaaggggaggggcagaagaagaggaagagaatctcaagcagactccccactgaacacggaacgcaacatggggctcgatctcatgaaccccgagatcgtgacctgagctgaagccaagagtcagtggttcaaccgactgcaccaccccccaggtgccccttggcttCTGTATTCTTGAATCAGGAAAGGAGGGCTGCATACTAAGAAGTGAGCGAGTGTGAGAGAATGAGCTTTTTTTCCTTGATCTCCAAGTCTTCAACCTCTGGTTACCCTGTAGAGACCACTTCTTCTCAGCACTGCAAGCTCCCGTGAATGCCGTCGTTTTATTTGATTCACTGTTTAGAATCTTCAGTACGACCCGTGGTTTCTCTCTACTGACCCAGagtcctcttctccttcccctaaGTTAGAGAagcagtgggaaggagagggaatgtgggaggaagacagagcaggagggacaggtcacctggggggagggagcagggaagcCTGGGTCTGTTTCCCAAGGGATGTATCCCAAATGTGCTTTCAGCGAGCATCATGAGCATCATCGAGCATCATGAGCATCATCATCGAGCATCATCGCATCCCTGCAGGTGTACCGGGGGCGGTGACAGCAGCAGAGGCCTGTGGGCGGCAGATCAAGGTGAGGGCAAGGTCggcgggagggaggcagggcgGCTGCAGCCTAGAAGTTGTTCAGGCAGCGTGGTCCATGCAGTCAGTCTCCCACCCTCCCTGAGGCCAGCTCAGGCTTACTTGCGCATTCCTCCCAAGAAAAAACAGAAGTAGAGGTTAAACAGCCCCActggagggttttgttttgtttttaatcggTATTAAACATGCTAAAATCACACAGAGTGGCTAGTCCACTTCTGCTCCGACTCCACGGTGAGGGGGAAACTACAGGGGTCACTCAGTTGGCGTGGCCTCGAGGGATGGCTAGATCTGGGTGGTTAGAGGTAGGCAGGTTAGCAGAAATCCGTTGTCTAGTCCCTTCCACCGGCAGTAGCTGTGTCTCCGGAAAGCTCCCCTCCGtcacctttcctccctccccacatcccctTGAGTCCCATCTCCCTGCCTGCGGCCCTCTGAGCctcttctgcttctgccccttATGGTCCTGGTCCAGATGATGAAGGACGCTTTTTCTGGCCTCCACCGGGCCCAGGATCCCTGCCTTGGAGTTCGTCTACTCAGCATGCACTAACGTGGAAGGTGCTCGATCTGGGTCTGCCTAGAGGAGATGGAAGCTCCGGCCCCCACGGAGGAGGGAAGGCGGGTGTGGTGGTGCAAGAGGGTGTGAAGAGCAAACACATGTTACCTGAAGTGTGAATGTTGTAACGGGCAGGACAGGGCCGAGGCCCACCTCGGGCACCCTTCTCTGAaggcttccccctccctcccacactgCCAGGGGTCCCTCCCTCTCTGGCCCCAGAGCCTCTTGCTCTTCAACTTCACAGGCCGGGCATAGGGACTGATCAAGGAGGCTTATCCCAAGGAGAAACTGGTCCTCCCTTAGGCAAGTGGCTGCCAActgatttcttcatctttccttaCATTCCTTGTGCCTCCACTGTTGCAATGGATTGAGGGGGGAccagagaaaataatacataaggGTTGACTGTGCTTCAACGAGAGGCGAGAGGGACAAAGAGACAAGGTACATAGGAGTCAGAActgcagagaaggggagagaagggagagggtgaAGGGCAAGGCTGCTTGTTCAGGAGCTaggatccttttttcttttctggaatctTCGGAACTTGCCCTGAATAGCAAGGGCGGCCTTCTCAGTTTCCGGCGCCGTCAGATCAATGtcaatctcttcctcctcctcagccttctTGGCACTGCCAGCTTTCCCTGCAGGTAGTTGAGAGATTCATTAACGAGTAaacctgctgcccccacccctttctCCAGGCCCCAAATACAGTGGTTAAGGTAGGCCTCctgctcagctctgggagagTCTCCAATTTTGCCGACTGAGAGCACCTGATTaccctccctgggagcctgactcagggcacCCGAGCTGAGAATTAGCTCTAGTTACTTAGGAGCTTTGCTGCTCTTAGACCAAGACGACAAATGTCTTCTATCGCCACTTATTCCTCAGTCTTACAATTCAGAGTCCCAGAGCATATGCACTCACTTTCCCCAGCTTTCCCTCAATTTCTGATTCAGACAGTGGCTGGACTGTCTGATAGGCTTCTTCCTACCACACTGCCTGTTTCCAAGCACTCCAGAGCCAGTTTCCAAAAATCAGAGAGTATATATACTGGTAGATTTACCTCTTAGGAAAAAGTGGAAGAAATCCTATGGATGTAGTAGTTCTCAGGCCTTGTTTCCCTAGCCCACATTCCTGTCCCAATTATACCTGACTCCAGGAGCTCCCGGACTTACAGCCCTACCTGCCTTCATGTCCCTGGCTTCACCAGCTCTATATACTGCCTGGCTGGACCCCACTCACCCTTTTCCTCTGGGCCAGGTGCCTGGTTGGTTGCTGGGGATGTTTTGGTGTTAAGCTAGGAGAGAAAAATCAGAGTATTAGATAGTCACAGAAATATTATGGCGCCATCCCCTTGGGCTCATCATCAACACTTTCAAGTCCTCCTACTACCAAGTACATTCCTTAGTCTTTTGAAGAAGCGGGTCTTAagatcagagagagggagaaaagtcatcaaaattcattcaacaagcatgtAATGGTGCTGGGGACATTGTAGaggacaaaacagacaaaaccccTGACCTCGCGGACTTTACACTCcagtacacagagagagaaacaaaataccAGGTTAGGTTGTGATGTGTTACAGAGAAAAGACAGGGAAGGGGGTAGTGAGTGCTGGGGTGGGAATGGAGAAACACAGTTTTACACAGAGTGGTCAGCAAAATCCTGTCTGAAAGTGGCATTTGAGCCAAAAGCTAAAAGAGATAAGGGAGGAAGGGTTGACTAAGTCCAGGCAGGAGCTTCCAACAGCCGTGGGCGGAAGTGAGCTGAGCCTGTTTGAGGAACAGCAAGAGACCAATGCAGCCCagtggagagaggcaggaaggggtgggggggaggatggAGATCAGAGATAATTGGGGTGGGCAGATTATGTACGGCCTTGGAAGCCTACTTAAGGAGTTTGACTTTTACAAATGAGATGAGAAAGCACTGGAGACCTTCAATTTGCACAAAGGGGGCATGAGGGAGGAACCAAGAAAACTAGGAGGTTATTGCAGACAACTCGGCAGGAGATAATGGTTGCTTGGGTGGGCACGGAGGCACTGGAAGTGGTGAGAAGTGGTTCGATCCCAAGTATATTTTCAAGCCATGACCAAAGGGACTGGTTGATGGGATAAGTGCCATTTGGAGGAAGGGGTCAAGGATGACTCCAAAACGTTCGGCCTGAAGAactggaaaaatataataaataaatagaattgtcATTTCCCCAAATAGAGAAGACAGCAGGatgagcaggtttttttttttttaatatataaagcttttttcttttaattttttatgatagtcacacagagagagagagaggcagaagcaggctccatgcaccaggagcccgacatgggattcaatcccgggtctccaggatcatgccctgggccaaagacaggcgctaaacagctgcgccacccagggatcctgggagcAGGTTTTAGGAAAAGGATCAGGAGCTTGTTTTTGCACAAGTGTGAGAGGCCTATTAATCACTCAAGAGGAAAAGCTGCTGGATATCCAGGAGGAGTTATGGAGCAAGATCTGGCTTAGAGATAGAAATTAGGCCGTTATTAACATATGGATGATATTTAAAGCCATCAGACTGTGAGATCGCCAtcagataaagagaaaagggTCATATCCTGGGGCATTCCAGTGATTAGAGGCtgcagaaatgaggaaaaatcagtaaggaaaacaGAAGTCAGGTAGGAGAAAAGCCAAGAGATGACAGGAATTCAGAAGACATTTGAAGAAACTATTTCAAGCAGGAAAGAGTGATTAATTATGTTTAATTCTGCAGGTAGGCCAAGTCAGACGAAGACCGgggattgggcagcccaggtggctcagcagtttagcgccgccttcggctcagggcctgcccctggagtccctggatcgagtcccacctcgggctccctgcatggggcctgcttctccctctgtctgtgtctgcctctctctctctctctctctctctctctctctctctctctaataaataaacaaaaccttaaaaaataaataaaaataaacttaaaaaagactGGGGATCCATGACTGGGTTTTGCTATGAAGAAATCATTGGTGGCCTTGACAAGAGAAGTCacagtggaggaaggaggaaaaagtctGGTTAGAGTGGGTTCttgagggaaatggagagagactGAAGCGGCAAATGCAGAAGGAGTTCCAGGAAAAatggggatgggggtgtgtgGTTTGAGGGGGGATACGGGTCACGAGATCTGATTTAAGATGTCAGAGATTACAGagtgtttgtgtttttatgaaAATCATTCAGTAGAGgggcacgtgagtggctcagtcgggtaaccatctgctgttggctcaggtcatgatcttggggtcctgggattgagccctgcatcgggctccctgctcagtggggaatctgcttctccctctgcctctggccctccccctactagtactcctgctctctctctctccctctcgaacaaataaataaaatcttaaaaaagaaagaaagaaaaaaaatgattcagtAAAGACAAACTGTAGGATAGAAAGAGGATCATtgctggagaaggagaaaggggatgAGATCTAGTGCCTAAGTAGAGGGGGGCCCTGATCAAGAGCTACGAACAGGTCACCCACTGTAACTGGAGGGAAGGCAGTGCTGATGGGTCCAGAGGCTGGCCCATGGGGACATTCACAAGGTCCCTTCTCATTGCTTCTGTCTTTGAAGTAAAATAGGTAACAAGGTCATCATCCaagaggagggggggagaggtattggaggaaggaagggggaaagaaggtACAAAATACTCATCGAAGAAAAGTAGGAAAGCAAATGCACTAAGGAATGGTAATAGCATtgctgggaggccctggggcccTCATAAGGCCAACGCGGTGAATTTGAAATTAGATTAGTCAACTGATATGTGTGCTTTTTTCTAGCCTCTCCGTCCAGAtggaaagttaaatttaaaataatagtaatttccCTTCCTCAGAACGGTATCAATAGAGCTGCTTCACATCTGGACGTTCCCATCTCAAGGTACAATTCATCTTGAGACAGAGTCCCACCCGTGGGCTCCTAGGTACCCTTGGAGTCTGTTTACTCATTTCACCATCTGACTCCTTACTCTTTGCCAAAACACAGGAATTGAGTGCTCTCATGAGGGTTTTATCATCTCATCCTTAGAATAGACCCGTGGAGTATACAGCATTATCCGTCCTTTTACTGATGCAAACCTTTGTTGAATGACTGCCAGATACAAGGGCCCTGCTTTAAGAAGCGGAGGGAATCCAGTTTATGTTACGTAGGTGGTGCCATTTATGCCGTATTTTGATAAACACTGATCAACCACTTACTTGGGTTTGGTTCTGTGCACTAATAGAGTATAGAGGAAACacaagattcatttattcaaccaatacATCCGTGCTTCACACATGTCAAGTGTTATTCTAGACACTGGGatacagcagtgagcaaaatAAAGTTCCTGAACTCATTAAATAATTATGCCAGTTAGTGACATGttccaagaaggaaaataaaacagcgTAGTCTAGGAAGGCCTCTCTGAtgagtgacatttgagcagaggtTTGAGTGACATATAAAAGCAAGCCATGTGAGTGTGTGGGAGAGGAGCTTTCTAGGCAGATGAAACATGAGGTGGAAAGTTCCTGAGGCAGGTTTTGTGCCTGGTGATGTTCAAGGAAGGCTCAGACAACCAGCATGGCTGGAGCTGAGTGAGTCAGGGAGAGAGTAGGAGAAATGAAGCTGGCTGGGTGACCAGAATAGGAATATGTCTGGACCAGAGCAAAGGCTTTGGGCTTTCCTCTGAGTTGACATAAAGGCATTACAAAGTTTGGGGCAGAGGAAAACAtggtttttatcttattttatttctttaaatttaaattcaagtaattGACATATAgggtattactagtttcagaggtagaggtcagcgATTCATCATCAGTCttgtataacactcagtgctcatcccatcgcgtgccctcctccatgcccatcacccagtgaccccctccccctgccacctcccctccagcgactctcagcttgtttcctatgattaagagtctcttatggggGCAAccccgatggcccagtggtttggtgccgtcttcagcccggggtatgatcctggggtcctgggatcgatcccacatcaggctccctgcatggagcctgcttctccctctgcctgtgtctctgcctctctcaatctctctctctctaacggtcatgaataaataaataaaatcttaaaaaaaaaagtctcttatggtttgtctccctctatctcatttcatcttattttatttctcctcccttcccctatgatcctctgttttgtttcttaaattccacgagtgagatcatatgacaattgtttttctctgacttattttgctcagcataataccctctagtttcatccatgtggttgcaaacagtaagatttttttttttgatggctgagtagtagtctattgtatatatacaccacatcttttttatccattcatctgtcaatggagatctggactctttccatagcttagctactgtggacattgttgctatgagCACTGGGGTacgtgcaggtgccccttcgggtcactacatttgtacctttggggtaaatccctagtagtgcaattgctgggtcgtagggcagctctattttcaactttttgaggaacctccacattggtttccagagcggctgcaccagcttgcatccccaccagcagcgtgagagggttcccctttctctgcatcctcaccaacatcaccatttcctgacttgttaattttagccattctgaccagggTGAGGCGGTACCttaatgtggttttgatttgtacttccctgatgctgagtaatgtggagcattttttcatgtgtctgttggccatctggatgtcgtctttggagaaatggtttgacatctttttaaagaatcactgtgctggggcgtctgggtggttcattcagttaagtgtttgcctttggctcagggcatgatcctggggtcctgggatcgagtcctgcatcgggttccccacaggaagcctgcttctccctctgcctgtgtctctgcctctctctctgtgtgtgtttctcatgaataaataaatcaatattttttaagttaggggcaagaaagaaaataataatttaaagtaaaacaaaaattattaacaagtatttttaaagcagGTTGCAAATTGAGAGGGTCCAATTTTGTAAAAGATATACACTGCTTACCTATCtatctaaatgtttatttaaaaatctggaagaacatttacaaaaatgttcCTGAAACTCTTCAGAATTCCTGCGAGTCTCCATTTGACCAAAAGAAAGGGTCCATGACAAGAAAGGTTGTTCCTGCAATTCCCGGGAGCCGGCCAGTCATTGCTTTCTTCCCCTGTGATCTTGCTGTGGTCagagtcattatttatttatcttgcaCACGATCAATACCACAGCCCAGCAGTCACCTGCATGACATGTCCCGCTCTGGTACACTGTCATCGCAAGAGGTTTGTCCACACAGCAAAAGCAGGGCATGGATGGGTAATGGGCTAACCACGGCCAGACAAGAGGGTCATGGGTCAAGAGGCAAATTCTATAGTCCCATGATCTCTGACTTCAGATCCTATTTCCTCTATTGCTGGCAAATCCCTGACTCTGATCCTTGCTTTAACTGTTATCCCTCTGTCTGAGGCTAAGCCTGTTCCCTTAATCCACCGATTCTTTTCTCTCACCCCAGGCCCTCCCCTTTGCCGGAAAATTTGGACCCAAGTCTAAATATCTCCCCTCTGATGGCGGTCTCTTCCTCTACTTTGCTTCTTGGACCAGCTCATCTCGAGCACCTTCCAAGCTGGAATATGTGTCAGGACAGAACCACTCAGGCCACTGCTTTCCCTCCGCCCTGCCAGCTGTCCCCCTTCCTGGGTCTCTCCTGAGATGACTGACCCTGGAATGGGGCCATGGCTCAGATGCTGTCAGGTCCTCCAGGGGCTCCCAGCTCCATTTGGCTTCAATTTATGAGAGGGTGTCGGGGAGACCAGAAAAGGGTGCTATAGGGCGGAGGAAACCCCTATTGCTCACGATGCCCCTTGAGATCTCCCTGGTACCTTCCACTGAAAAGGAGTATGCTGAGTCTCtaccctcagcccctcctccctccgccctccGCAGCCAGGTCTCAAAATAGCCACTTGGAACACGGGATGGCTAGGTTTCATTTTTGGTGGTTTGctgaggtgggggaggcagcTAGGCCACAGGTTGTTGGCTCGCACACTCTTGGTAGTGCTCAGCCCTCTGCTGGCGCCTGGTCTCTGCCCCAACCCTGTTTTCCAGAAACCCAGCAGTTTTAGGTGACTCGGAGTCCTCTGGGTACATCACCCGAGAGCAGTCAGACTGACTGCACTGTGGGTAAACCGAGGCACGAGGGCTGCCCCGGGAGAGCGCCTCCCCGGAACGCAGACCTCCCCGGACCGGTGCTAACCCACAGGAGCAGGGACTAGGGAgcacttctctgcctctctgcctcgtACCTGGCCAGGTATGGGTCACTAACTCTCGGGTGCTCTTCTACATCTTTCACCACTGAGCTCTTCTGACCTGTAGTAACAACCGCGAAATAGACCGGCAGGCCTGTCCTCTTCCTCATAGGACCTGGCAGGAGAGCCAGCAGAAATCCCGGACTGCAGCACGCCACCTCACCTGGCCTTATTAATAATCGCACGTGCAATCCCTGCTATGTGCCAGTCACCTTTCTACACTCTACAAACACCGGCAGGCTGCGTCATTATAACAGGCCTACGAGACGGCCGTTGATAGTGTTCTCATTTCACGGGTAAGGACGCTGAGCTAAGAGAGGTTCATGAACTTGCCTGCGGTCATACAGCTAAGAAGTAGCAAAGCCAGAGTTTGAGTCAAGACAGTCTGACTccggggcacctggtggctcagtggttgagtgtctgtcttgggctcaaatcctgggatcgagtcccacatcgggctccttgcagggagcctgcttctcctctgcctgtgtctctgcctctgggtctctcatgaataaattttaaaaaaattaaaataaaataaaataaataaaataaaataaataaaataaaataaaataaagaatctgaCCCCAGGCCATGCCTACTGACTCAATCCTACTCTTCCAGTTGAGCTGACCGCCCTGATTTTGGCTTTCATCTTCAGTGGGCCTCCTGACCCCTGGGGCACAGATATAACCCGAGGCTACATTCTTCACTCCCAGGGCCAGATGCTAGCTAGACCTTCAGATTCCTCTAGGACCATGCCTTGAGGAACCCCAATATCTAAAAGTTAGGGGGATCTTTTTAGGGCCATCCCATTGGTTTCCATTTCAAATAACTTCCTCACTTAAGTTCAAGTCTGTTAATTCACATTTCTAGTGAGCTGGGGAGCTTGGTTCACTTCAGCCTCACCCCGCACACAGGACTCAATGACTCAATcacttctctctcttatttttttttttaaggttttattcatttattcctgagagacagagacagagaggcagagacaagcaagctccatgaggagagcccaatgcgggactctatctTGGGACCGGGGAATcaagacccaagccaaaggcagccgctgctcaaccgctgagccccccaggcgccccacaccAAACACTAATTAGCAACTGTGAGGCCCATCAACTCTCGCCTTCCCCCAGAGGGCCCCACTTTGTTGCCTTGCCTACCTTCCTGTATTCCTTTTCTCCCCACCTTGGGGCCTGACGTTCTCCAAAGTTCCATTCCCATCATCTCACCGGGAGCTGTTGGTTCCCCGTGAGGATCCTCATTTCCTCTGCAGCTCAAAGTTGTGGACTTTGCCTTCCCACGgggaaggcagaaaaggaaaggcCAGGCCTGGTAGCTTAAGGCTCTCCTGTCTTCAGGCTTTGAGGCTGCAGAGAGGGATCTGATCTGGCAACTGCCTCCTTTCCCTGTAGGGTACCTCCTCCCAGGGCATTCATCAGCATTCCGGTGAATTCTCATCCCCccaggctttatttattttatttttatttattttatttatttattttttttttcccccagagcttTAGATCCCATTCCCCTCTCGCCTTCTCCGGAGTCCTTATAACTGTTCTCACTCTCTTATATAGAGaacttctccctctctttaaagAAGCGGGGGTAGGGGGTGGCTTCTTTAATCTGAATTCCTTCTTTAattagaaggaaaagagggaaaagaagcaagTCTAGGACCATGCCTTGAGGAACCCCAATATCTAAAGGTTAGGGGGATCTTTTTTTAGGGGgatctttttaacaaatatgaatagccatatgcaaaaatactgctcaaaaaacaaaacaaaaaccgcCAAAAAAACCTcgatctaaaaaaaataaaaataaaaataaaatagaaataaaaaataaaataaaaaaaataaaaccttgtacttcatacaaaaattaactccaaatgcacacaaaacttaaaactataacacttctagaagaaaacatagaaaaataaaaatctttgcaaCCCTggggtaggcaaagatttcttagatatacCAAAGGTagaatctgtaaaagaaaaaatatatataaattagactttctcaaaattaagaactctttgtttttttgttttgtttttcaaatttgtatttaaattctagttagttagcatatagtgtaatattggtttcaggagtagaattagcaattcatcacttacatacaacacccagtgctcctcacaagtgccctccttaatatccatcacccatctagcccatcacccacccaccttcccccATCAACTCTGTTTtttatcattaagagtctcttaggtttgcttccttttttcctccttcccacatgttcatctgttttgtttcttatattccacataggaatgaaatcaatagtatttgtctttctcagaatgacttatttcactcagcatgacaCACTCTAGTGctatccatgtcgttgcaaattttcaagatttcactctttctgttggctgagtaatattccatcataatATATATCTTGGGACGCCTCGGTGGGTCAGTTTTTTGGTgcatgccttcggctcagggcgtgatcctggggtcctgggatcaagtcctgcatgaggttccctgaatggagcctgcttctccctctgcctatgtctctgcctctctctctctctctctctctgtgtctctcatgaataaataaaatcttaaataaataaataaatctcac is part of the Canis lupus dingo isolate Sandy chromosome 38, ASM325472v2, whole genome shotgun sequence genome and harbors:
- the PCP4L1 gene encoding Purkinje cell protein 4-like protein 1, whose product is MSELNTKTSPATNQAPGPEEKGKAGSAKKAEEEEEIDIDLTAPETEKAALAIQGKFRRFQKRKKDPSS